The bacterium genome includes a window with the following:
- a CDS encoding MBL fold metallo-hydrolase, with translation MSYNLKDIRSDLPKEGSVIVYWLGGAGFVFKFATGEVICIDPYLSDCVERMFGFRRLSLAPILPEELRFDYLLLTHDHMDHLDVDSFETLVKANPGCHVIAPECCEDFLNSKGIAYKLTYSGAIHKCGSIQVEATKADHGELCSSAVGFLMTFANHTLYFTGDTGYNETFMSPIIATKPDIVIPCINGAYGNLSEDESSTLVAKCQAKSTIPAHFWLFAEHGGNPETFRTQVAAKSPQTQVLLLTPGRGQEI, from the coding sequence CAGCGTTATTGTCTATTGGCTGGGTGGCGCGGGCTTTGTATTCAAGTTCGCCACTGGGGAAGTCATTTGCATCGATCCGTACCTTAGTGATTGTGTGGAAAGAATGTTCGGCTTCCGCCGGCTCAGCCTTGCTCCTATTCTGCCGGAAGAGTTGCGTTTCGATTATTTGCTCCTAACCCATGACCATATGGATCATCTGGATGTGGATAGCTTCGAAACGCTAGTAAAGGCCAATCCCGGCTGCCATGTCATCGCTCCGGAGTGCTGCGAGGATTTTTTGAACAGCAAGGGGATCGCCTACAAACTCACCTACTCCGGAGCAATCCATAAATGCGGGAGCATCCAAGTTGAAGCTACAAAAGCGGATCATGGCGAACTATGCTCCAGTGCAGTAGGTTTTCTGATGACATTCGCCAACCATACCCTCTATTTCACTGGCGACACAGGCTACAACGAAACATTTATGTCTCCCATCATCGCCACTAAGCCCGATATCGTCATCCCCTGCATCAATGGCGCATACGGCAACCTATCCGAAGACGAATCCTCCACCCTCGTCGCAAAATGCCAAGCCAAAAGCACTATCCCCGCCCACTTCTGGCTCTTCGCCGAACACGGCGGCAACCCCGAAACCTTCCGAACCCAAGTAGCCGCCAAATCCCCCCAAACTCAAGTGCTTCTTCTC